One window from the genome of Haladaptatus paucihalophilus DX253 encodes:
- the leuC gene encoding 3-isopropylmalate dehydratase large subunit produces MSEGTLYDKVWDRHRVTDLPTGQTQLFVGLHLVHEVTSPQAFGMLEERDMEVAYPENTHATVDHIVPTADQSRPYSDDAAEEMMSELEENVREAGIDFSHPKSGDQGIVHVIGPEQGLTQPGMTIVCGDSHTATHGAFGALAFGIGTSQIRDVLATGTIAMEKQKVRKIEVTGELGEGVSAKDIVLEIIRRLGTDGGVGYVYEYAGEAIENLDMEGRMSICNMSIEGGARAGYVNPDETTYEYLRETDAFSDDPGKFEELKSYWESVRSDEDATYDDEVVIDGGELEPMVTWGTTPGQGVGITETIPDPDDLPEDKRETARQAQEHMRVEPGETMAGYDIDVAFVGSCTNARLPDLRRAAAVVKGRQVHDDVRAMVVPGSQRVKAAAEEEGLDDIFREAGFDWRGAGCSMCLGMNDDQLTGDEASASSSNRNFVGRQGSPDGRTVLMSPEMVAAAAIRGEVTDVRELSEVASA; encoded by the coding sequence GAGGTGACGAGTCCGCAGGCGTTCGGGATGCTGGAGGAGCGCGACATGGAGGTCGCGTACCCGGAGAACACGCACGCCACGGTGGACCACATCGTCCCGACCGCCGACCAGTCGCGCCCCTACAGTGACGACGCGGCGGAGGAGATGATGTCCGAACTGGAGGAGAACGTCCGCGAGGCGGGCATCGACTTCTCGCACCCCAAGTCGGGCGACCAGGGCATCGTGCACGTCATCGGGCCCGAGCAGGGGCTGACCCAACCCGGCATGACCATCGTCTGCGGCGACAGCCACACCGCGACGCACGGCGCGTTCGGCGCGCTCGCCTTCGGCATCGGGACGAGCCAGATTCGGGACGTGCTCGCCACCGGGACGATAGCGATGGAGAAACAGAAGGTCAGAAAAATCGAGGTTACGGGCGAACTCGGCGAGGGCGTCTCGGCGAAGGATATCGTCCTCGAAATCATCCGCCGCCTCGGCACCGACGGCGGCGTCGGCTACGTCTACGAGTATGCGGGCGAAGCCATCGAGAACCTGGACATGGAAGGTCGGATGAGCATCTGCAACATGTCCATCGAGGGCGGCGCTCGCGCGGGCTACGTCAACCCCGACGAGACCACCTACGAGTACCTGCGCGAGACTGACGCCTTTAGCGACGACCCCGGGAAGTTCGAGGAACTCAAATCCTACTGGGAGTCCGTCCGCTCGGACGAGGACGCGACCTACGACGACGAGGTGGTCATCGACGGCGGCGAACTCGAACCGATGGTGACGTGGGGGACGACGCCCGGACAGGGCGTCGGCATCACGGAAACGATTCCGGACCCCGACGACCTACCGGAAGACAAGCGGGAGACGGCGCGACAGGCACAGGAACACATGCGCGTGGAACCCGGCGAGACGATGGCGGGCTACGACATCGACGTGGCGTTCGTGGGTTCGTGTACGAACGCTCGACTGCCGGACCTGCGGCGCGCCGCAGCGGTCGTGAAGGGACGCCAGGTCCACGACGACGTGCGGGCGATGGTCGTCCCCGGCAGCCAACGCGTGAAGGCCGCCGCGGAGGAGGAAGGCTTGGACGACATCTTCCGCGAGGCCGGTTTCGACTGGCGCGGTGCCGGTTGTTCGATGTGTCTCGGCATGAACGACGACCAACTCACGGGCGACGAGGCCAGTGCGTCCTCCTCGAACCGTAACTTCGTGGGACGACAGGGCAGTCCCGACGGACGGACGGTCCTGATGAGCCCGGAGATGGTCGCGGCCGCCGCGATTCGCGGCGAAGTGACCGACGTGCGCGAACTGTCGGAGGTGGCGAGCGCATGA
- the ilvD gene encoding dihydroxy-acid dehydratase: MSNSTEKDDGLRSREVTEGPERAPHRAMFRAMGFDDDDLSSPMVGVANPAADITPCNVHLDDVAGAAIDGVNEAGGMPIEFGTITISDAISMGTEGMKASLISREVIADSVELVAFGERMDALVTVAGCDKNLPGMMMAAIRTDLPTVFLYGGSILPGEHEGREVTVQNVFEGVGAVAHGDMTEDELVELEHDACPGAGSCGGMFTANTMATISEVLGLAPLGSASPPAESPERYEVAEGAGELVLDAVENDRKPSDILSRESFENAIAVQVAMGGSTNAVLHLLALAAEAGIDLDIDDFDEISRRTPKIANLQPGGTRVMKDLHDEGGIPVVLRRLLDGGYIHGDAMTVTGRTIEEELDHLGVSGDSDADFLRPVDDPFHEEGAIKILKGNLSPDGSVLKVTGEDKFHHSGPARVFENEEDAMKYVQEGGIESGDVIVIRNEGPRGGPGMREMLGVTAAVVGQGHEDDVALLTDGRFSGATRGPMVGHVAPEARDGGPIAVVEDGDEITVDIPNRELSVDLSEEELDARLNDWEPDAPRYDSGVLAKYGETFGSAANGAVTNPGAKRE; this comes from the coding sequence ATGAGCAACAGCACGGAGAAAGACGACGGGTTGCGGAGCCGAGAAGTGACGGAAGGCCCGGAACGCGCGCCGCACCGGGCGATGTTCCGCGCCATGGGTTTCGATGACGACGACCTCTCCTCGCCGATGGTCGGGGTGGCGAACCCCGCGGCCGACATCACGCCCTGCAACGTCCATCTGGACGACGTGGCCGGGGCGGCCATCGACGGCGTGAACGAGGCGGGCGGCATGCCCATCGAGTTCGGCACCATCACGATTTCCGACGCCATCTCCATGGGGACGGAGGGGATGAAGGCTAGCCTCATCTCGCGGGAGGTCATCGCCGACAGCGTGGAACTCGTCGCCTTCGGCGAGCGCATGGACGCGCTCGTCACGGTCGCGGGGTGCGACAAGAACCTCCCCGGCATGATGATGGCGGCCATCCGCACCGACCTGCCGACCGTCTTCCTGTACGGCGGGTCGATTCTCCCCGGCGAACACGAGGGGCGCGAGGTGACGGTTCAGAACGTCTTCGAGGGCGTCGGCGCGGTGGCCCACGGCGACATGACCGAGGACGAGTTGGTCGAACTCGAACACGACGCCTGTCCCGGCGCGGGGTCCTGCGGCGGGATGTTCACCGCCAACACGATGGCGACCATCAGCGAAGTCCTCGGCCTCGCACCGCTCGGGTCCGCCAGTCCACCTGCCGAATCGCCGGAACGATACGAAGTCGCGGAGGGTGCGGGCGAACTCGTGTTGGACGCGGTGGAAAACGACCGCAAACCGTCCGATATCCTCTCGCGCGAATCCTTCGAGAACGCCATCGCGGTACAGGTGGCGATGGGCGGTTCGACCAACGCCGTCCTGCACCTCCTCGCGCTCGCGGCGGAGGCCGGAATCGACCTCGACATCGACGACTTCGACGAGATTTCGCGCCGGACGCCCAAAATCGCCAACCTCCAACCCGGCGGCACGCGTGTCATGAAGGACCTCCACGACGAGGGCGGCATCCCCGTCGTCCTCCGGCGACTGCTCGACGGGGGCTACATCCACGGCGACGCGATGACCGTGACCGGCCGCACCATCGAGGAGGAACTCGACCATCTAGGAGTCTCCGGCGACTCCGACGCCGACTTCCTCCGCCCCGTGGACGACCCGTTCCACGAGGAAGGGGCCATCAAAATCCTGAAAGGCAACCTCTCGCCCGACGGGTCGGTCCTAAAGGTCACGGGGGAGGACAAGTTCCACCACAGCGGTCCAGCCCGCGTCTTCGAGAACGAGGAGGACGCGATGAAGTACGTTCAAGAGGGAGGCATCGAATCGGGCGATGTCATCGTCATCAGAAACGAAGGCCCGCGCGGCGGCCCCGGCATGCGCGAGATGCTCGGCGTGACGGCGGCCGTCGTCGGACAGGGCCACGAGGACGACGTGGCGCTCCTGACCGACGGCCGGTTCTCCGGCGCGACCCGCGGTCCCATGGTCGGACACGTCGCCCCGGAAGCCCGCGACGGCGGACCCATCGCGGTGGTCGAGGACGGCGACGAAATCACGGTGGACATCCCGAACCGCGAACTCTCCGTGGACCTCTCCGAGGAGGAACTCGACGCGCGACTGAACGACTGGGAACCGGACGCCCCGCGCTACGACTCCGGCGTCCTCGCCAAATACGGCGAAACGTTCGGGTCGGCGGCCAACGGCGCGGTGACGAATCCGGGCGCGAAGCGGGAGTAA
- the leuD gene encoding 3-isopropylmalate dehydratase small subunit, whose translation MTDKITHESGTGIAVRGNDIDTDQIIPARFMKVVTFDGLGQFAFFDQRFDSNDDPQPHPFNDDAHNGASILVVNANFGCGSSREHAPQALARWGIDAIVGESFAEIFAGNCLALGIPTVTADAETVEALQDFVEENPDAEIEVDVADETVSYDDRTVQANVDDAQRQALVEGVWDTTALMKSNEAEIEKTAESLPYVEQ comes from the coding sequence ATGACCGACAAAATCACGCACGAATCCGGAACCGGAATCGCCGTGCGGGGCAACGACATCGACACCGACCAGATAATCCCGGCGCGGTTCATGAAGGTCGTCACCTTCGACGGATTGGGGCAGTTCGCCTTTTTCGACCAGCGGTTCGATTCGAACGACGACCCGCAACCGCACCCCTTCAACGACGACGCGCACAACGGCGCGTCGATTCTGGTCGTCAACGCCAACTTCGGCTGTGGCTCCTCGCGCGAACACGCGCCGCAGGCGCTCGCCCGCTGGGGAATCGACGCCATCGTCGGCGAGAGCTTCGCCGAAATCTTCGCGGGCAACTGTCTGGCCCTGGGGATTCCGACCGTCACCGCCGACGCCGAGACGGTCGAGGCGTTACAGGATTTCGTCGAGGAGAACCCCGACGCCGAAATCGAGGTCGACGTGGCGGACGAGACGGTCAGCTACGACGACCGAACCGTGCAAGCGAACGTGGACGACGCCCAGCGACAGGCGCTCGTGGAGGGCGTCTGGGACACGACGGCGCTGATGAAGTCGAACGAAGCGGAAATCGAGAAAACGGCCGAGAGCCTCCCATACGTCGAACAATGA
- a CDS encoding isocitrate/isopropylmalate dehydrogenase family protein, with translation MSEQIAVIPGDGIGQEVVPAARRVLEAVGPEFEFVEGDAGDAVKEETGTALPDETRSLVAASDATLFGAAGETAAEVILPLRSVVDSFVNVRPARAYPGTDALRPETDLVFLRENTEGVYAGHESRLSDDVATLTRVVTESASERLAEFACEYVEGRDEESFTIAHKANVMRETDGVFRDTVDRVADVHSVPHDEMLMDALATHLCLRPEEYDVIVCPNLAGDVLSDLAAGLVGGLGLLPSANIGPDNALFEPVHGTAPDIAGEGVANPAATMLSAAMLLEHLGYDEDGTAVRAAVESVLSDGPRTPDLGGDATTEDVTEAVLSRL, from the coding sequence ATGAGCGAACAAATAGCGGTCATCCCCGGCGACGGAATCGGACAGGAAGTAGTACCTGCGGCACGACGAGTCCTCGAAGCCGTCGGACCGGAGTTCGAGTTCGTGGAAGGCGACGCGGGCGACGCAGTGAAAGAGGAGACGGGAACCGCGCTCCCGGACGAAACTCGGTCACTCGTCGCGGCATCCGACGCGACCCTGTTCGGCGCGGCGGGCGAGACGGCGGCCGAGGTCATCCTCCCGCTTCGGAGCGTGGTGGACTCGTTCGTCAACGTGCGCCCCGCGCGGGCCTACCCCGGCACGGACGCGCTTCGCCCCGAGACGGACCTCGTGTTCCTCCGCGAGAACACGGAGGGCGTCTACGCGGGCCACGAATCGCGGCTGAGCGACGACGTGGCGACGCTGACCCGCGTCGTCACCGAATCCGCCTCCGAGCGGCTCGCCGAGTTCGCGTGCGAGTACGTCGAGGGGCGCGACGAGGAGTCGTTCACCATCGCCCACAAGGCCAACGTGATGCGCGAGACGGACGGCGTGTTCCGCGACACGGTGGACCGCGTTGCGGACGTTCACAGCGTCCCGCACGACGAGATGCTGATGGACGCGCTGGCGACGCACCTCTGCTTGCGACCGGAGGAGTACGACGTCATCGTCTGTCCGAACCTCGCCGGCGACGTGCTCTCGGACCTCGCCGCCGGACTGGTGGGCGGCTTGGGCCTGCTTCCCTCCGCGAACATCGGCCCGGACAACGCCCTGTTCGAACCCGTCCACGGCACCGCCCCGGACATCGCGGGCGAGGGCGTGGCGAACCCCGCCGCGACCATGCTCTCGGCGGCGATGTTGCTGGAGCATCTGGGCTACGACGAGGACGGAACGGCGGTCAGGGCGGCCGTCGAATCCGTTCTGTCGGACGGCCCGCGGACGCCCGACCTCGGCGGCGACGCGACCACCGAGGACGTGACGGAAGCGGTGCTGTCGCGGTTGTAG
- a CDS encoding ABC transporter ATP-binding protein — MDSAIRIRDLEKEYGEVRALKGVDLDVPKGSFFGLLGPNGAGKTTFINILVGLVKKSGGTAEVFGADVEDDYREARDRIGLAPQEFNVDRFFPIREVLEHKAGYHGIPKSEARDRADEVLKRVGIYDKRDTRFDWLSGGMKRRFVLARALITEPDLLILDEPTAGVDVQLRHDLWDLITELNESGTTILLTTHYIEEAERLCDEVAILDSGQIVEVASPEELMGRGPDKVTISLRNPPESAPHLSAGRDKIQDIELDGDELVVTAPEAGLLAPELVRELDRKGFEIVHFDISRTSLEEVFVEMTRTGETTGNESPDEDDRDDSDLAAIAGGDGA; from the coding sequence ATGGATTCTGCGATACGCATACGTGACCTCGAAAAGGAGTACGGGGAGGTACGGGCGCTGAAGGGGGTCGACCTCGACGTTCCGAAGGGGTCGTTTTTCGGGTTGCTCGGTCCGAACGGTGCGGGCAAGACGACGTTCATCAACATCCTCGTCGGCCTCGTGAAGAAGTCCGGCGGGACGGCGGAGGTGTTCGGTGCGGACGTGGAAGACGACTACCGCGAGGCGCGCGACCGAATCGGCCTCGCGCCGCAGGAGTTCAACGTGGACCGCTTCTTCCCGATTCGGGAGGTGTTGGAGCACAAGGCCGGGTATCACGGCATTCCGAAGTCGGAGGCCCGGGACCGCGCCGACGAGGTGCTGAAGCGGGTCGGCATCTACGACAAGCGCGACACGCGCTTCGACTGGCTCTCCGGCGGGATGAAACGCCGGTTCGTGCTGGCGCGGGCGCTCATCACCGAACCCGACCTGCTCATTCTGGACGAACCGACCGCCGGGGTGGACGTGCAGTTGCGCCACGACCTGTGGGACCTCATCACCGAACTCAACGAGTCGGGCACCACGATTCTGCTCACGACCCACTACATCGAGGAGGCCGAACGTCTCTGCGATGAGGTCGCCATCCTCGACTCGGGCCAAATCGTCGAGGTGGCGAGCCCCGAGGAACTCATGGGTCGCGGACCGGACAAGGTGACGATTTCGCTCCGCAACCCGCCCGAATCCGCGCCACACCTGTCGGCCGGTCGGGACAAAATCCAGGACATAGAACTGGACGGCGACGAACTCGTCGTCACGGCCCCGGAAGCGGGACTGCTCGCCCCGGAACTCGTCCGCGAACTCGACCGAAAGGGATTCGAAATCGTCCACTTCGACATCTCGCGCACCTCGCTCGAAGAGGTGTTCGTCGAGATGACGCGAACCGGGGAGACCACGGGGAACGAATCGCCCGACGAGGACGACCGCGACGATTCCGACCTCGCCGCGATTGCCGGGGGTGACGGCGCGTGA
- a CDS encoding ABC transporter permease: MSGETDTSGLTGFVTLTRREILRFLRRPRNTFVPPFVTNVLYFSVFGVILGNRVGMMKFDGQSVPYIVFILPGLVVLGAISNAFENSCFSIFHGRWNRYIEETLTSPMSYSRMVASYIVSGATRGLLVGALIAVLGAFFTSVGVARPFYLVAFALVITLLFSSFGVVGGLWADDWDNLTMMNQFIVRPLVFFGGVFYTLDSLPSGIYRDLTMLNPMVYMVDGVRYGFLGASELDPNLSLAVLTGLTLVVMGIDTYLFRKGYGLTD; the protein is encoded by the coding sequence GTGAGCGGCGAAACCGATACCTCCGGCCTCACGGGATTCGTCACCCTGACCCGCCGCGAAATCCTTCGATTCCTCCGTCGGCCGCGGAACACGTTCGTCCCGCCGTTCGTCACGAACGTGCTCTACTTCTCCGTGTTCGGCGTCATCCTCGGCAACCGCGTCGGCATGATGAAGTTCGACGGCCAGAGCGTCCCCTACATCGTCTTCATTTTGCCCGGCCTGGTCGTTCTGGGAGCCATCTCCAACGCCTTCGAGAACTCCTGTTTCTCCATCTTCCACGGGCGCTGGAACCGCTACATCGAGGAGACGCTGACTTCGCCGATGTCCTACTCGCGGATGGTCGCCTCCTACATCGTCTCGGGCGCGACGCGGGGATTGCTCGTCGGGGCGCTCATCGCCGTCCTCGGAGCGTTCTTCACGTCCGTCGGGGTCGCCCGTCCGTTCTACCTCGTCGCCTTCGCGCTCGTCATCACGCTCCTCTTCTCCAGTTTCGGCGTGGTCGGCGGACTCTGGGCGGACGACTGGGACAACCTGACGATGATGAACCAGTTCATCGTCCGCCCGCTCGTCTTCTTCGGCGGCGTCTTCTACACGCTCGACAGCCTCCCGTCCGGCATCTACCGCGACCTCACCATGCTCAACCCGATGGTGTACATGGTCGATGGCGTCCGATACGGCTTCCTCGGCGCGTCGGAACTCGACCCGAACCTCTCGCTCGCCGTCCTGACGGGACTGACGCTCGTCGTGATGGGTATCGACACGTACCTGTTCCGGAAGGGGTACGGGTTGACCGACTGA
- a CDS encoding dicarboxylate/amino acid:cation symporter yields the protein MASVVQRAWRRYRSVAIIYRIAAAFVLGSVVGLVVGEPATNLQPLGDLFVRLLKMVIVPIVVFTLVMAARNLSPKNLGKVGGQVIFLYLLTTGVAIAIGLGVANLIDPGVGLHLKDALAKPAVETKQASGLASVLLNIVPQNPFSAMAEGKILGVIFFALAFGIGLTVVRDEAEEGSDVYNGVQTTFDVVEAGAEVMFKIVWGIMEYGVIGVFALMAALFAQTGPEAILSLFKLFATLAIAIGLQISIVYLLVIVRGLVGHSPMDFVRGGKDAMVTALSIRSSSGTLPVTMSNADENLGIDREVYSFSLPLGATINMDGTAMYLGIAAIFTANVVGTTLTISQQLSILVTALIASVGTAGVPGASIVMMTVVFTQVGLPIQAIAFVLGIDPLLDRMRTMNNITGDLAVTTLVAKWNDAIDFGTGVWADDESIGRSDALNTITGDD from the coding sequence ATGGCAAGTGTTGTACAACGGGCATGGCGACGCTATCGATCTGTCGCCATCATCTACCGTATCGCGGCGGCGTTCGTCCTCGGGTCCGTCGTGGGACTCGTGGTCGGCGAACCGGCGACGAACCTCCAACCGCTCGGCGACCTTTTCGTCCGACTGCTGAAGATGGTCATCGTTCCCATCGTCGTGTTCACGCTCGTGATGGCGGCGCGGAACCTCTCGCCGAAGAACCTCGGAAAGGTCGGCGGACAGGTCATCTTCCTGTACCTCCTCACGACGGGGGTCGCCATCGCCATCGGTCTCGGCGTGGCGAACCTCATCGACCCCGGCGTCGGACTGCACCTCAAGGACGCGCTGGCGAAACCGGCCGTCGAGACGAAACAGGCGTCGGGACTGGCGAGCGTTCTCCTGAACATCGTCCCCCAGAACCCCTTCAGCGCGATGGCGGAGGGGAAGATCCTCGGCGTCATCTTCTTCGCGCTAGCGTTCGGTATCGGCCTGACGGTCGTCCGCGACGAGGCCGAAGAGGGGTCCGACGTCTACAACGGCGTCCAGACCACGTTCGACGTGGTTGAAGCGGGTGCCGAAGTGATGTTCAAAATCGTCTGGGGAATCATGGAGTACGGCGTCATCGGCGTGTTCGCGCTGATGGCCGCGTTGTTCGCCCAGACGGGGCCGGAAGCCATCCTCTCCCTGTTCAAGCTCTTCGCCACGCTCGCTATCGCCATCGGCCTCCAGATATCGATAGTGTACCTTCTCGTCATCGTCCGCGGACTCGTCGGTCACTCCCCGATGGATTTCGTCCGCGGCGGGAAGGACGCCATGGTGACGGCGTTGAGCATCCGTTCGTCCAGCGGGACGCTTCCGGTCACAATGTCGAACGCGGACGAGAACCTCGGCATCGACCGAGAGGTGTACAGTTTCTCCCTGCCGCTCGGTGCCACCATCAACATGGACGGGACGGCGATGTACCTCGGTATCGCCGCCATCTTCACCGCGAACGTGGTCGGCACGACGCTCACGATTTCACAGCAGTTGAGCATCCTCGTCACGGCGCTCATCGCCAGCGTCGGAACCGCGGGCGTTCCGGGCGCGAGCATCGTCATGATGACCGTCGTGTTCACGCAGGTCGGACTGCCGATTCAGGCCATCGCGTTCGTCCTCGGAATCGACCCGCTGCTCGACCGGATGCGGACGATGAACAACATCACCGGCGACCTCGCGGTCACGACGCTCGTGGCGAAGTGGAACGACGCAATCGACTTCGGCACCGGCGTCTGGGCCGACGACGAGAGCATCGGTCGGAGCGACGCACTCAACACTATAACGGGTGACGACTAA
- a CDS encoding VOC family protein gives MNLLDGVYETHVDVADLERAMVFYGDTLGLELGRHEQERKIAFYFTGTPRSMLGVWEKADPKQSHFAFRVAEENVDDMLPFLEDRGIEPRAAFGVEPDEPIVHPWMPSATVYFSDPDGNSLELLADLSDDPDPDGQPMPLSEWRERRE, from the coding sequence ATGAACCTTCTCGACGGCGTGTACGAGACGCACGTGGACGTGGCCGATTTGGAGCGGGCGATGGTGTTCTACGGCGACACGCTCGGCCTCGAACTCGGGCGGCACGAACAGGAACGAAAAATCGCCTTCTACTTCACCGGCACCCCGCGCTCGATGCTCGGCGTGTGGGAGAAAGCGGACCCGAAGCAGAGCCACTTCGCGTTTCGCGTGGCGGAGGAGAACGTGGACGACATGCTCCCGTTCCTCGAAGACCGCGGCATCGAACCCCGCGCCGCCTTCGGCGTCGAACCGGACGAACCCATCGTCCACCCGTGGATGCCGAGCGCGACGGTCTACTTCTCGGACCCGGACGGTAACTCGCTGGAACTGCTGGCGGACCTGTCCGACGACCCCGACCCGGACGGGCAACCGATGCCGCTGAGCGAGTGGCGCGAGCGGCGGGAGTAG
- a CDS encoding aspartate aminotransferase family protein gives MNSEPTTDTTRSERIVERAREVIPGGAQTGLRAQAYDTGDVAFERANGATLTTVDGEEYVDYHLGFGPIILGHADDRVDEAARNAIDGGVLYGTGTAPLEVEVAERLVDFLPGVEQVNFCNSGSEATYHAIRLARAYTGNEKILKFEGCYHGWHDYVDVSVYPPEDELGDPHPESEGMLSSAVENTLVVPFNDSEAAEAVVREHGDDIAAVILEPVPHSVGCILPRQEFLETLREVTRDADVPLIFDEVITGFRHSPHGAQGEFGVTPDLTCVAKALGNGYPIAAVGGRTDLLEQAGGDNKSGVVISGTYSGNLPGLAAARATIDTIVEEDVQSHVTDLGDEYRAGLRDLLSDHGIEGRVVGHRSIFSVQFGVTGEPENYEDILGLDEERFREFAAGMRERGHFFTPNPYKRHHLSFAHGEAELAAYLDDADDVLGNV, from the coding sequence ATGAATTCGGAACCGACAACCGACACGACGCGGAGCGAGCGAATCGTCGAGCGCGCCCGCGAGGTGATTCCGGGCGGCGCACAGACCGGGCTCCGGGCGCAGGCGTACGACACCGGCGACGTGGCGTTCGAACGCGCAAACGGCGCGACGCTGACCACCGTCGACGGCGAGGAGTACGTCGATTACCACCTCGGCTTCGGTCCCATCATCCTCGGACACGCGGACGACCGAGTGGACGAAGCGGCCCGAAACGCCATCGACGGCGGCGTCCTCTACGGCACGGGGACGGCTCCCCTCGAAGTCGAAGTCGCCGAGCGACTGGTCGATTTCCTCCCCGGCGTCGAGCAGGTCAACTTCTGTAACAGCGGGAGCGAGGCGACGTATCACGCGATTCGACTCGCCAGAGCGTACACGGGCAACGAGAAGATTCTGAAGTTCGAGGGCTGCTATCACGGCTGGCACGACTACGTGGACGTGAGCGTCTACCCGCCGGAGGACGAACTCGGCGATCCACATCCAGAATCCGAGGGGATGCTTTCGTCCGCCGTGGAGAACACGCTCGTCGTCCCGTTCAACGACAGCGAGGCCGCCGAAGCGGTCGTCCGCGAACACGGCGACGACATCGCGGCGGTCATCCTCGAACCCGTTCCTCACTCGGTCGGCTGCATTCTACCTCGACAGGAGTTCCTCGAAACGCTCCGCGAGGTGACGCGGGACGCCGACGTGCCGCTCATCTTCGATGAAGTCATCACCGGCTTCCGCCACTCGCCGCACGGCGCACAGGGCGAGTTCGGCGTCACACCCGACCTGACCTGCGTTGCGAAGGCGCTTGGCAACGGCTACCCCATCGCGGCGGTCGGCGGGCGAACGGACCTGCTCGAACAGGCTGGCGGCGACAACAAATCCGGCGTCGTCATCAGCGGGACGTACTCGGGTAACCTGCCCGGACTCGCCGCGGCGCGCGCGACCATCGACACCATCGTCGAGGAGGACGTGCAGTCCCACGTCACCGACCTCGGCGACGAGTATCGGGCCGGACTCCGGGACCTGCTCTCCGACCACGGCATCGAGGGTCGCGTCGTCGGACACCGGAGCATCTTCAGCGTCCAGTTCGGCGTGACGGGCGAACCGGAGAACTACGAGGACATCCTCGGACTGGACGAGGAGCGCTTCCGCGAGTTCGCGGCGGGGATGCGCGAACGAGGTCACTTCTTCACGCCGAACCCGTACAAGCGCCACCACCTCTCGTTCGCCCACGGCGAGGCGGAGTTGGCGGCCTATCTGGACGACGCCGACGACGTGCTTGGGAACGTCTGA